The window GAGGCAGAGACCGAGAAGAAGTCCGGCGACGACAAGGCCGTCGAGGAGTCCGGCGGTTTCGTGTTCTCCGCCGCGGACGACGACTCCCCGGCCCAGCAGGTCGTCACTGCCGGGGCCACGGCCGACCCCGTCAAGGACTACCTCAAGCAGATCGGCAAGGTCGCGCTGCTGAACGCCGCGCAGGAGGTCGAGCTGGCCGAGCGCATCGAGGCCGGCCTGTACGCCGAGCAGAAGCTCAAGAACGACGAGTCCCTGCACACCAAGGACGGCAAGCTCTCCAAAGCCGGCCGCGAGATGACGATGATCGCCCAGGACGGGCGCGCCGCCAAGGACCACCTGCTGGAGGCGAACCTGCGCCTGGTGGTGTCCCTGGCCAAGCGCTACACCGGCCGCGGCATGCTGTTCCTGGACCTGATCCAGGAGGGCAACCTGGGCCTGATCCGTGCGGTCGAGAAGTTCGACTACACCAAGGGCTACAAGTTCTCCACCTACGCCACCTGGTGGATCCGCCAGGCCATCACCCGCGCCATGGCCGACCAGGCCCGCACCATCCGCATCCCCGTGCACATGGTCGAGGTCATCAACAAGCTCGCCCGCGTGCAGCGGCAGATGCTGCAGGACCTGGGGCGCGAGCCCACTCCGGAGGAGCTCGCCAAGGAGCTCGACATGACCCCCGAGAAGGTCGTGGAGGTGCAGAAGTACGGGCGTGAGCCGATCTCCCTGCATACCCCGCTCGGTGAGGACGGCGACAGCGAGTTCGGTGACCTGATCGAGGACTCCGAGGCCGTGGTGCCCGCGGACGCCGTGAGCTTCACCCTGCTGCAGGAGCAGCTGCACTCCGTGCTGGACACCCTCTCCGAGCGTGAGGCCGGCGTGGTCTCGATGCGCTTCGGCCTCGAGGACGGCCAGCCCAAGACCCTCGACGAGATCGGCAAGGTCTATGGCGTGACCCGTGAGCGGATCCGCCAGATCGAGTCCAAGACCATGTCGAAGCTGCGCCACCCCTCGCGCTCCCAGGTCCTGCGGGACTACCTCGACTGAGCGCGACCTCACTGGATCTCACCGGCGGCGCCGGGACCCCTGCAACGGGGCCCGGCGCCGCCGGTGTGCGCGTGGTGCGTGTGACGGAGGACGACTGGGAGTCCCACCGCGACCTGCGGCTGGACATGCTGCGCGATGCGCCGCGTGCGTTCTGGGCGAAGCTTGCCGAGGTGGAGGAGCGCACCGAGCAGCAGTGGCGTCAGGAGATCCGCGGCCCCCGCATCCACCTGCAGGCCCGACGCGGGGAGCAGGTGCTGGGAAGTCTCGCCGTGCTGCCGCAGGGGTACACCGACGAGCACGTGATCGGGGAGGACCAGGCCATCCTCGTCTCCCTGTGGGTGCGACCGGAGGCCCGCGGCACCGGTACCTCCCGCGCTCTGTTCCGGGCCGCCGCGCGGGTAGCGCTGGACCTGGGTCGCCCTCACCTGCTGCTGGAGGTCGACGACGCCGGCCACGCCGCACGCCGCCTCTATGCCCGCCTGGGCTTCACCGAGACCGGCACCCGGCATCCTCGCGAGGCCACCGGTGGTGAGTGGATCGAGTACGAGGCCCGCGCCGAGACGCTGTTGGCATAGCGGCACCGACGAGGATCCTCACCACGACGAAGGACCCCGCACCGCCGATGGCGATGCGGGGTCCTGGACGTCAGTGGGTCGAGCCCTGGTGCGGGATCAGTCGACGGACACCTCGGGCTTGGCGTGCAGCCGCTCGGTCTCGTCGATGACCTCGGAGGCCAGCGGACGCAGGGCATCGGAGTGGGCGCGCGCGTGGTGGGCGCAGAACATCAGCTCACCGCCGGCCTGCAGGACCACCTTCACGTAGGCCTGGGCTCCACAGCGGTCGCAACGATCGTGCGCGGTGAGCCGGGGGGCTTCGAGAGTCAGGTTCATGCCTCATTTCTAGCACCTGGCGCCCACGAAGCCGAGGGCTGACCACCTCGGTTCGCTGGTGGCGCAACCTGCTGTGAGGGGCGCCGCAATACCCGGTCCGGAGGCCCCCGCCCCGTAAGATCCACAGGGTGTCCACCTCCAGCAGCACCCCCAGGCCCAGCTCGAAGACCGCGTACGACGCCCGCCATCTCCAGGTCCTCGAAGGACTCGAGGCCGTGCGCAAGCGCCCGGGCATGTACATCGGCTCCACCGACTCCCGCGGCCTCATGCACTGCCTGTGGGAGATCCTCGACAACGCGGTCGACGAGGCCCTCGGTGGCTTCGGCGAGTCGATCAGCGTGATCCTGCACCCTGACGCCTCCGTCGAGGTGCGCGACACCGGCCGCGGCGTGCCCGTGGACACCGAGCCCCGCACCGGCCTGACCGGCGTCGAGGTGGTCTACACCAAGCTCCATGCGGGTGGGAAGTTCGGCGGTGGCTCCTACGCTGCCGCGGGCGGCCTGCACGGCGTCGGCGCCAGCGTGGTCAACGCGCTCTCCGGCCGGCTCGACGTGGAGGTGGACCGTGCCGGCACCACCTACGCCATGAGCTTCCAGCGAGGCCGAGCCGGAGTGTTCGCCGACGACGGCGAGCCCCGTCCCGACGCCCCCTTCACTCCCGCCGAGGGCCCGGCCGAGCTGCGGAAGGTCGGCAAGGTCAAGCGCGGCGTGACCGGCACCCGAGTGCGCTACTGGGCTGATCCGCAGATCTTCGTCAAGGGGTCCCACTTCTCCCTGGACGACCTGACCCGTCGCGCCCGCCAGACGGCGTTCCTGGTCCCGGGCCTGGAGCTGTCGGTCACCGACCACCGGCCCGAGGCGTCCCCGGACCAGCCGGCCACCCGCACCTTCCGCTACGACGGCGGCATCTCGGAGTTCGTGGAGTTCCTGGCGCAGGACGAGAGGATCACCGACGTGATTCGCCTGCAGGGCTCCGGCGAGTACACCGAGACCATCCCCGTGCTGGATAAGAACGGTCACATGGTCTCCACCGACGTGGACCGAACCTGCGAGGTGGACATCGCCCTGCGCTGGGGCTCGGACTACGAGACCACCCTGCGCTCCTTCGTCAACATCGTGGCCACGCCCAAGGGAGGCACCCACGTCACCGGCTTCGAGCAGGCGATGGTCAAGACCCTGCGCAAGCAGATCGAGAACCAGGCCCGCCGCGTCAAGTTCAACGCCAAGAACGAGAAGATCGAGAAGGACGACACCCTGGCCGGCCTCACCGCCGTGATCAGCGTGCGCATCGACGAACCGCAGTTCGAGGGGCAGACCAAGGAGGTGCTGGGCACCCCCGCGATCCGCGCGATCGTCGCCAAGGTGGTGGAGCAGCAGCTCACCGCCTTCCTCACCTCCACCAAGAAGGGGGAGAAGGAACAGTCCGCCCTGGTCATCGACAAGGTGGTCTCCGAGATGCGGGCCCGCATCGCCGCCCGCATGCACAAGGAGGTCTCCCGCCGCAAGAACGCCCTGGAGTCCTCCACCATGCCCACCAAGCTGGCCGACTGCCGCACCACCGACGTGGACCGCTCCGAGCTGTTCATCGTCGAGGGCGACAGCGCACTGGGCACGGCGAAGAACGCCCGCACCTCCGAGTTTCAGGCGCTGCTGCCGATCCGCGGCAAGATCCTCAACGTCCAGAAGGCGCCCATCACGGACATGCTCAAGAACGCCGAGTGCGCCGCGATCATCCAGGTGATCGGCGCCGGCTCCGGCCGCACCTTCGACCTGGAGGCCGCCCGCTACGGCAAGATCATCATGATGACCGACGCCGACGTGGACGGCGCCCACATCCGCACCCTGCTGCTGACCCTGTTCCACCGCTACATGCGGCCCCTGGTCGAGGCCGGACGGGTGTACGCGGCGGTGCCTCCCCTGCACCGGGTGGAGATCGTGCACGGCGGCGCGAAGAAGAACGAGTTCGTGTACACCTACTCCGAGGCCGAGCTGAACAAACTGCTGAAGTCGCTCGAGCGCCGCAACAAGCGCTACAAGGAGCCGATCCAGCGGTACAAGGGCCTGGGGGAGATGGACGCCGACCAGCTGGCCGACACCACCATGGACCCCGGCCACCGCACCCTGCGCCGCGTGCGCATCGAAGACGCCGAGGCCGCCAGCGCCATGTTCGAGCTGCTGATGGGGTCCGAGGTGGCCCCCCGCAAGCAGTTCATCATCGAGGGTGCCGAGGAGCTGGACCGCGAGAGGATCGACGCATGAGGTACCTGTCATGACCCTGGCCGTCCGTGTGATCCCCTGCCTCGATGTCGACGCCGGCAGAGTGGTCAAGGGCGTCAACTTCCGCGACCTGCGCGATGCCGGCGACCCGGTGGAGCTCGCCGCCCGCTACGGCGCCGACGGGGCCGATGAGCTCACGTTCCTGGACGTCACCGCCTCCTCCGGTGGCCGGGACACCATGATCGACGTGGTCCGCGCCGCGGCCGAGCAGATCTTCATCCCTCTCACCGTCGGCGGTGGGGTCCGCACCCCGGAGGACGTGGATCAGCTGCTGCGCGCCGGGGCCGACAAGTGCGGAGTGAACACCGCTGCCATCGCCCGGCCCGAGGTGATCCCCGAGATCGCCCGCCGGTTCGGCAACCAGGTGCTGGTGCTCTCGATCGACGCCCGCCGCGTCACCGAGGACACTCCCGAGGGCACGGCTCGCGCCGGCTCCGGCTTCGAGGTCACCACCCATGGTGGCCGCCGCGGCACCGGTATCGATGCGATCGCCTGGATCCGGGAGGTCACCGACCGCGGGGCGGGGGAGATCCTGCTGAACTCCATGGATGCCGACGGCACCAAGGACGGCTTCGACCTGGAGCTGATCGGCTTGGCCCGCGAGGCCACGAACCTGCCGCTGATCGCCTCCGGCGGTGCCGGCGCACCTGAGCACTTCGCCCCTGCTGTGCGTGCGGGCGCCGACGCGGTGCTGGCCGCGAGCGTGTTCCACTTCGGGCAGATGACGATCACCGAGGTGAAGCAGGCGCTGGCCGCGGAGGGCATCACCGTCCGGTGAGTGCCCCGCTGTCGGTCAGCACGGACCGCGTCCCGGGCCGTGATGAGCGCGGCCGCACCGCCCGGCGTCTGGTCAGGGCGGCGGTGGCTACGTTCCTGGTGCTCGCGCTGCTGGGTGCCTGGCTGGTGTGGGACAACCGCCGGCTGGACGTGACCACCTACCGGGTCCCGCTCACCAGCGCCGCGGCTCCCTCGACGGGTTCAGCCACCGACCCGGCCGGCACCGTGCGGATCGCCCAGATCTCCGACCTCCACGCCGCCGACTTCGGCACCTTCACCGATCGCCTGCTGGACGCCACCCGGGACGCGCAGCCGGACCTGATCGCCCTGACCGGCGACATGGTCGATGTGCGCAGCCGCGACCTGAGCGGGGTGCTGGATCTGGCCACCGACCTCACGGCCATCGCGCCGACGTACTTCGTGCTCGGCAACCACGAGGCCGACTCACCGCTGCGCGAGGAGCTCCTGGCCGGCCTCGAGGACGCCGGGGTCACAGTGCTGCGCAATCAGGCGGAGATCACCACGGTGGGCGGCACAGCACTGGTCGTGGCGGGCATCGATGATCCGCGCGTGGACCGCGCCGAGGGCCGCATCGCATCGTCGGCGAAGTCGGATGTGGCGCTCGCCCTGCACGGGCTGGAGGCCGGGGAGGCGGGAGTCGCCGTCGAGGATTTCCCGGTGATCCTCCTGGCCCACCGCCCAGAGCTGCTGGACGCCTACGCGCGCACCCCGGCCGATCTGGTGCTGTCCGGGCACGCCCATGGGGGGCAGGTACGGCTGCCGCTGGTCGGCGCCCTCTTCGCGCCGCACCAGGGCTGGCTTCCCGCGCTCACCGAGGGCGTGCACACCCGTGGGGGCACCACCATGGTGATCAGCAGGGGGCTCGGCAACTCGATCGCCGGGGTGCGCGTGAACGATCCGCGCGAGCTGGTGCTGATCGACCTGGACCTGCCCGCGTGATGGTGCCCGGGTCTCAGCGCTCCACGCGGTAGGTGACACCGATCGTGAGCGCACCACCGCTTCTCAGGACCTGGGCGCTCTCCTTCGCCACGGCGGGCTCCACGCACACGAAGCTCGTCCAGGCATCGTCGGGCATGCCGGCCATGCCGGCGGCGAGCTCCGGCCACGGGTTCCACACCACGGTCTTGGCTGTGCCGCGGGGGCAGGAGACGATGCTGCGGCCACCGGCCACGTCCTCGATGCGCACCTCGGAGTTCACGCTGTAGATGCGGTCGGTGGGGCCGGTCAGCTCCAGTGCCGTGTCCTCCTGGCGGTCCTCCGCCAGGCCCTGGGTGTTGTCCAGGTAGTCGGCTCCCTGCAGGCCGTGGATCCGCAGCTCACGCACGTCGGCCACGGCGAGGTAGGTGTGCAGGGCGGCCTCGACCTCGACCTCCTGGGCCCCGGCGGTGAGGGTGAGGTCCACCGACAGCTCCGCACCGATCCGGAAGCGGGCATCGGCCCGTAGGCCCCCGCCGCTGGGGTCGGCGTCGACCAGTGCCAGCTCCAGCACCACGTCCTTACCGTCGAAGGATGCCTCGGTGAGCTCCCAGGGATGGTTGCGGATCCAGCCGTGCTTGACGGGCTTGTCTCCGGAGCGTCCGGGCCCGAACCACGGCCCCACCAGCGGGATCCCACCACGGATCGCGGCTCCGTCGCCGTACTCCGACAGCTCGCTGAGCCACAGCACGTCCTGCTCACCGGCCGGGGTCCAGCTGGTCAGGTGTGCGCCGTCCAGGTGCAGAACCGCTCGTGCTGCGGGGGTGTCGATCACCAGCGCTTCAGTGCCGTTGACCTGTTCGAGGCTCACGCCGGAGGGGAGGGGGACAGGGGTGCGCTCGGTCACAGGACTCATGGAGCGATCCTATGCCTCCCCTTGCGGGGACCTCCCGGCTTCCCGGTGGTTGCCGCCGGCCCCGGGACGGGGTGGATCGGCGTCAGCCCACCGCGGCGATCGGCACCGCCACCGGGGTGCCGGAGCCGTCGCGGCGGCCCGTCGGCTCGGGCAGCTCGATCGGCTGGCCGGCCTCGGAGCTGGCCCGTGCGGGATGCGGTACCACCCAGGCGCCGATCAGCACGTCCTCCCCTCGCAGGAACCGGTGGCAGCGCACGCCGCCGGTGGCGCGTCCCTTCGCGGGGTACTCGGTGAAGGCGGAGACCTTCAGCGATCCCGTTTGCAGCACCGGCAGGGTGCCCGAGGAGCCCGCGACGGTGACCACGTCCGCCTGGCGGGTCACGTCGATCACGCCGAAGGAGACCACGTGGGCCCCGGCGGTGAGCTTGATGCCGGCCACCCCGCCGGCCCCGCGGCCCTGCGGTCGCACCCCGGAGGAGGGGAAGTGCAGCAGCTGCGCATCGGAGGTGACGAACACCAGGTCCAGGTCGGCATCCTCCTCGAGGTCCACCGCGCCCACCACCCGGTCGCCGTCCTTCAGGGCGATGATCTCGAAGCCGTCGGTGCGGGGGAAGTCCAGCTGCACGCGCTTGACCACGCCCTGGCGGGTGCCCAGGGCGATCGCTCCGCCGCGAGCCACGTCCGCCTCGGCCAGGCGGATCAACGCCAGGGGCTTCTCGTCCTTGCCCAGGTCGATCAGGTCCGACAGCCGCGTGCCCCCGGCCAACGACGGTGCCCCCGCGGTGGGCGCCAGTGACGGCAGGTCCACCACGTTCAGCCGCAGCACGCGTCCCAGGTCCGTCACCACCCCTACCTCGGAGCGGGTGGTGGTGGCCACGTCGGAGACCACCACGTCGTGGGAGCCGCGCGGGCCCTCCCGCAGCAGCGGCCCCTCCCCGGCCACCCGGGCGATCAGGCCGGTGCCGGTCAGCAGCACCCCGCAGGGCTCGTCGGCCACCTCGAGGGAACCACCGGCGGCAGCCACAGGCTGCTCGGCGGCCTCCAGCAGGACGGTGCGGCGCGGGGTACCGTGCTCGGCGGCCACGGCCGCGAGCTCATCGGAGACCAGGCGGCGCAGTACCTCGTCGCTGCCCAGGATCTCCTGCAGCCGCTCGATCTCGGCGCGCAGCTCATCGCGCTCGCCCTCCAGCTCGATCTGGGAGAACTTCGTCAGGCGCCGCAGGCGCAGCTCGAGGATGTACTCGGCCTGGACGTGGGTGAGGTCGAAGACCCCCATCAGTCGGGTGCGGGCGCTCTCGGCGTCGTCACTGGAGCGGACGATCTGGATCACCTCGTCGATGTCCACGATCGCCAGCAGCAGGCCCTCCACCAGGTGCAGGCGGTCCAGCCGCTTGCGCAGGCGGTACTCGGTGCGGCGCCGTACCACCGTGATGCGGTGGTCCACGAACACCTCGAGCAGCTGCTTCAGGCCGAGGGTGCGGGGCTGCCCCTCCACCAGTGCCACGTTGTTGATCCCGAAGGACTCCTCCAGCGGAGTGTGGCGGTACAGCTGCTGCAGCACCGCCTCGGGGTCGTAGCCGGACTTCACGGTGAGGACCAGGCGCAGGCCGTGGTGGCGGTCGGTGAGGTCCTGGTAGTCGGTGATGCCCTGGACCTTCTTGGCCTGCACCGCGTCGCGCAGCTTCTCGGCGACCTTCTCCGGCCCCACCTGGTACGGCAGCTCCGTCACCACGATGCCCTTGCGGCGGCTGGTGACGTTCTCGATACGGGTGGTGGCGCGCATCTTGAAGGACCCGCGGCCGGTGCGGTAGGCGTCCCGCACGCCCTCCAGCCCGATGATCCGACCGCCGCTGGGCAGGTCCGGTCCGGGCACGAACCGCATCAGCTCCTCGAGCTCCGCGTCGGGGTGGTCGATCAGGTGACGGGCGGCGGCGATGGTCTCGACCAGGTTGTGGGGCGCCATGTTGGTGGCCATGCCCACGGCGATCCCGGCAGCCCCGTTGACCAGCAGGTTCGGGTACTGGGCGGGCAGCACCTCGGGCTGGGTCAGCTGGTTGTCGTAGTTGGGCACCGTGTCCACGACGTCCTCGTCCAGCGAGTCCGTCATCAGCAGGGCGGCCTTGGCCAGGCGCGCCTCGGTGTACCGGGGGGCAGCGGGGCCGTTGTCCAGGGAGCCGAAGTTGCCGTGCCCATCGATCAGCGGCAGGCGCATGGAGAACGGCTGCGCCATGCGCACCAGGGCGTCGTAGATGGCGGTGTCGCCGTGGGGGTGGAGCTTGCCCATCACCTCGCCCACCACGCGCTGGCTCTTGACGTGACCGCGGTCGGGCCTCAGGCCCATCTCCGCCATCATGTAGAGGATGCGCCGCTGCACGGGCTTGAGGCCGTCCCGGGCGTCAGGCAGCGCCCGCGAGTAGATCACGGAATAGGCGTACTCCAGGAAGGACGCCTCCATCTCGCTGGTGACGTCGATGTCGAGGATGGTCTCCTCGATCGGCTCGCTGCCGGCCTCGGGCTTGGTGCTGCGTGATCTGGCCATGGGGGACATCATGGCAGGTGGAGCGGTCGGATCCCCGCAGGCGGGAGTGTGGATCGCGTCTACCCGGGCCCCGGCCGGGTAGGATCCGGACATGGCAGCCCGGCGCGAAGGACCCCGCCCCCCACGACGCCGCCCGGTCGTGCAGGAGCCTGCCGCGACGCCGTACCCGGCGCACTGGGAGGCCGACATCGCCCTGCGGGACGGATCCGCCGCCCACCTGCGGCCCATCCTCCCCAGCGACGCCGACGCCCTCCAGCGCTTCCACGAGAGGCAGTCCGAGCAGTCCCGGTACCTGCGGTTCTTCGCCTCCATGCCACGGCTGTCCCCCCGCGACCTCGAACGGTTCACGGTGGTGGACCACCACGACCGCGTCGCCTTCGTGGTGCTGGTGGGGCAGGAGATCATCGCGGTGGGCCGCTACGACCGCATCGAGCCGGACGAGGCCGAGGTCGCCTTCAACGTCTCGGACTCCCGTCAGGGCACGGGTCTGGCCTCGGTGCTGCTGGAGCACCTGGCCGCCGCGGCCCGCGAACGCGGCATCAGCACCTTCACCGCCGAGGTGCTCCCGCAGAACACCCGCATGTTCAACGTGTTCTCCGACGCCGGCTTCGACGTGGCGCGCGCCTACGACGACGGCGTGGTCCAGGTGTCCTTCCGCATCGACCCCACCTCCCGCTCCCTCGCGGTGATGGCCGAGCGCGAGCACCGCGCCGAGTCCCAGGCGATGGAGCGCCTGCTGCATCCCTCCTCGGTACTGCTGGTGGGGGTCTCCACGCGCGCCGACTCCCCGGGCGGGCGCTTCCTCGCCGCCCTGGAGGCCTCGGGCTTCGACGGTGCCATCCACGTGATCGCCCGCGACGCCTTCGAGATCCGGGGCCACCGTGCCCACGCCCGTATCGCTGATGTCCCCGGTCCCGTAGACCTCGCGGTGATCGCTCTGCGCCCGGAGGCGTGCCTGGAGGCGATCGAGGAGTGCGCCGGGATCGGCGTGCGCTCCGTGGTGATCCCCACCGAGGGCTTCAGCGACACCGCCGACGGGCGCCGCCTGCAGCGCGAACTGGTGGCCCGGGCCCGCCTGCACGGCATGCGCCTGCTGGGCCCGGGTGCTTTCGGCTTCCTGCGCACCGGGGAGGATGAACCGATCTCGGTGTCCCTGTCCCCGGCGCTCCCGCCGTCGGGCAGGGTCGCCCTGGCGGCGCAGTCCAGTGCGCTCACCGCCATGCTGCTGGCCGGGGTGGATGCCCGCGGGGTGGGCGTGCACGAGTTCGTGGGGGTGGGCAACCGTGCGGACGTGTCCCTGAACGACTGCCTGCAGCACTGGGAGGACGACCAGCAGGTCGAGGTGATCGGCCTGGCCCTGGAGTCGATGGGCAATCCCCGCAAGTTCAGCAGGATCGCCCGCCGGCTCACCCGCAGTACCCCGCTGATCGTGCTGCGCCCACCGGCCGCCGACACGTCCGTGCCGCCGGGGCATGACGTGCGCCGATCCACCCTGCCCCGCCGCGCTCTGGACCAGGTGCTGCAGGCTGCAGGCGTGGTGCAGACCGGATCGGTGGAGCAC is drawn from Brachybacterium muris and contains these coding sequences:
- a CDS encoding RNA polymerase sigma factor; the protein is MTSSKTADTSIDETEKKTQTTRTRKPAAAAGGSPAKKTTTASKTTTAAKKKAAEAKAAAADESTSAASDDATDVEETTATTKKAPAKKAPAKKAPAKRQTAAQKKAAAAKDEADEKAETEESAAEGETEEAETEKKSGDDKAVEESGGFVFSAADDDSPAQQVVTAGATADPVKDYLKQIGKVALLNAAQEVELAERIEAGLYAEQKLKNDESLHTKDGKLSKAGREMTMIAQDGRAAKDHLLEANLRLVVSLAKRYTGRGMLFLDLIQEGNLGLIRAVEKFDYTKGYKFSTYATWWIRQAITRAMADQARTIRIPVHMVEVINKLARVQRQMLQDLGREPTPEELAKELDMTPEKVVEVQKYGREPISLHTPLGEDGDSEFGDLIEDSEAVVPADAVSFTLLQEQLHSVLDTLSEREAGVVSMRFGLEDGQPKTLDEIGKVYGVTRERIRQIESKTMSKLRHPSRSQVLRDYLD
- a CDS encoding GNAT family N-acetyltransferase; translation: MVRVTEDDWESHRDLRLDMLRDAPRAFWAKLAEVEERTEQQWRQEIRGPRIHLQARRGEQVLGSLAVLPQGYTDEHVIGEDQAILVSLWVRPEARGTGTSRALFRAAARVALDLGRPHLLLEVDDAGHAARRLYARLGFTETGTRHPREATGGEWIEYEARAETLLA
- a CDS encoding DUF7455 domain-containing protein; protein product: MNLTLEAPRLTAHDRCDRCGAQAYVKVVLQAGGELMFCAHHARAHSDALRPLASEVIDETERLHAKPEVSVD
- a CDS encoding DNA gyrase subunit B, whose amino-acid sequence is MSTSSSTPRPSSKTAYDARHLQVLEGLEAVRKRPGMYIGSTDSRGLMHCLWEILDNAVDEALGGFGESISVILHPDASVEVRDTGRGVPVDTEPRTGLTGVEVVYTKLHAGGKFGGGSYAAAGGLHGVGASVVNALSGRLDVEVDRAGTTYAMSFQRGRAGVFADDGEPRPDAPFTPAEGPAELRKVGKVKRGVTGTRVRYWADPQIFVKGSHFSLDDLTRRARQTAFLVPGLELSVTDHRPEASPDQPATRTFRYDGGISEFVEFLAQDERITDVIRLQGSGEYTETIPVLDKNGHMVSTDVDRTCEVDIALRWGSDYETTLRSFVNIVATPKGGTHVTGFEQAMVKTLRKQIENQARRVKFNAKNEKIEKDDTLAGLTAVISVRIDEPQFEGQTKEVLGTPAIRAIVAKVVEQQLTAFLTSTKKGEKEQSALVIDKVVSEMRARIAARMHKEVSRRKNALESSTMPTKLADCRTTDVDRSELFIVEGDSALGTAKNARTSEFQALLPIRGKILNVQKAPITDMLKNAECAAIIQVIGAGSGRTFDLEAARYGKIIMMTDADVDGAHIRTLLLTLFHRYMRPLVEAGRVYAAVPPLHRVEIVHGGAKKNEFVYTYSEAELNKLLKSLERRNKRYKEPIQRYKGLGEMDADQLADTTMDPGHRTLRRVRIEDAEAASAMFELLMGSEVAPRKQFIIEGAEELDRERIDA
- the hisF gene encoding imidazole glycerol phosphate synthase subunit HisF, which codes for MTLAVRVIPCLDVDAGRVVKGVNFRDLRDAGDPVELAARYGADGADELTFLDVTASSGGRDTMIDVVRAAAEQIFIPLTVGGGVRTPEDVDQLLRAGADKCGVNTAAIARPEVIPEIARRFGNQVLVLSIDARRVTEDTPEGTARAGSGFEVTTHGGRRGTGIDAIAWIREVTDRGAGEILLNSMDADGTKDGFDLELIGLAREATNLPLIASGGAGAPEHFAPAVRAGADAVLAASVFHFGQMTITEVKQALAAEGITVR
- a CDS encoding metallophosphoesterase — translated: MSAPLSVSTDRVPGRDERGRTARRLVRAAVATFLVLALLGAWLVWDNRRLDVTTYRVPLTSAAAPSTGSATDPAGTVRIAQISDLHAADFGTFTDRLLDATRDAQPDLIALTGDMVDVRSRDLSGVLDLATDLTAIAPTYFVLGNHEADSPLREELLAGLEDAGVTVLRNQAEITTVGGTALVVAGIDDPRVDRAEGRIASSAKSDVALALHGLEAGEAGVAVEDFPVILLAHRPELLDAYARTPADLVLSGHAHGGQVRLPLVGALFAPHQGWLPALTEGVHTRGGTTMVISRGLGNSIAGVRVNDPRELVLIDLDLPA
- a CDS encoding D-hexose-6-phosphate mutarotase; the encoded protein is MSPVTERTPVPLPSGVSLEQVNGTEALVIDTPAARAVLHLDGAHLTSWTPAGEQDVLWLSELSEYGDGAAIRGGIPLVGPWFGPGRSGDKPVKHGWIRNHPWELTEASFDGKDVVLELALVDADPSGGGLRADARFRIGAELSVDLTLTAGAQEVEVEAALHTYLAVADVRELRIHGLQGADYLDNTQGLAEDRQEDTALELTGPTDRIYSVNSEVRIEDVAGGRSIVSCPRGTAKTVVWNPWPELAAGMAGMPDDAWTSFVCVEPAVAKESAQVLRSGGALTIGVTYRVER
- a CDS encoding DNA gyrase/topoisomerase IV subunit A — translated: MARSRSTKPEAGSEPIEETILDIDVTSEMEASFLEYAYSVIYSRALPDARDGLKPVQRRILYMMAEMGLRPDRGHVKSQRVVGEVMGKLHPHGDTAIYDALVRMAQPFSMRLPLIDGHGNFGSLDNGPAAPRYTEARLAKAALLMTDSLDEDVVDTVPNYDNQLTQPEVLPAQYPNLLVNGAAGIAVGMATNMAPHNLVETIAAARHLIDHPDAELEELMRFVPGPDLPSGGRIIGLEGVRDAYRTGRGSFKMRATTRIENVTSRRKGIVVTELPYQVGPEKVAEKLRDAVQAKKVQGITDYQDLTDRHHGLRLVLTVKSGYDPEAVLQQLYRHTPLEESFGINNVALVEGQPRTLGLKQLLEVFVDHRITVVRRRTEYRLRKRLDRLHLVEGLLLAIVDIDEVIQIVRSSDDAESARTRLMGVFDLTHVQAEYILELRLRRLTKFSQIELEGERDELRAEIERLQEILGSDEVLRRLVSDELAAVAAEHGTPRRTVLLEAAEQPVAAAGGSLEVADEPCGVLLTGTGLIARVAGEGPLLREGPRGSHDVVVSDVATTTRSEVGVVTDLGRVLRLNVVDLPSLAPTAGAPSLAGGTRLSDLIDLGKDEKPLALIRLAEADVARGGAIALGTRQGVVKRVQLDFPRTDGFEIIALKDGDRVVGAVDLEEDADLDLVFVTSDAQLLHFPSSGVRPQGRGAGGVAGIKLTAGAHVVSFGVIDVTRQADVVTVAGSSGTLPVLQTGSLKVSAFTEYPAKGRATGGVRCHRFLRGEDVLIGAWVVPHPARASSEAGQPIELPEPTGRRDGSGTPVAVPIAAVG
- a CDS encoding GNAT family N-acetyltransferase, coding for MAARREGPRPPRRRPVVQEPAATPYPAHWEADIALRDGSAAHLRPILPSDADALQRFHERQSEQSRYLRFFASMPRLSPRDLERFTVVDHHDRVAFVVLVGQEIIAVGRYDRIEPDEAEVAFNVSDSRQGTGLASVLLEHLAAAARERGISTFTAEVLPQNTRMFNVFSDAGFDVARAYDDGVVQVSFRIDPTSRSLAVMAEREHRAESQAMERLLHPSSVLLVGVSTRADSPGGRFLAALEASGFDGAIHVIARDAFEIRGHRAHARIADVPGPVDLAVIALRPEACLEAIEECAGIGVRSVVIPTEGFSDTADGRRLQRELVARARLHGMRLLGPGAFGFLRTGEDEPISVSLSPALPPSGRVALAAQSSALTAMLLAGVDARGVGVHEFVGVGNRADVSLNDCLQHWEDDQQVEVIGLALESMGNPRKFSRIARRLTRSTPLIVLRPPAADTSVPPGHDVRRSTLPRRALDQVLQAAGVVQTGSVEHLMDVVDAVGRQGRPHGPRVGLLSNTPALGAALRGAADESGMQVVVDNRSVPLAADQRLVQRAFTSMAALGHADVVIAGVLDPLTGDPVEVIRQMALVARHSEVVLLVCLITSQDRFEKVRRAVRADPTLPPVHATPYNAVRAGAGMLATIRRPSLENEEPAQRDDVDRAAARDLVDEALAQGGGRSIALDADGTAALLGAYGIPVLRSIRVADSDAAVEAAAELGYPVALKSTDPVLRHRADLGGVRLALPDATQLRHAYQEMRRELSFSTAPLEVQSMAAAGVPVVVRSTEDPSLGPVVSLSVAGDATDLLDDIAYAIPPLSERAAAALVDAPATAVKLRGVRGLPAADRAALADIVVRVGLLAEDLPEVAQLELYPVVVAHTGAVVVGARVELGQAPNRTDGARRVLGSVGDWTDDESTAC